In Daphnia pulicaria isolate SC F1-1A chromosome 9, SC_F0-13Bv2, whole genome shotgun sequence, a single genomic region encodes these proteins:
- the LOC124313069 gene encoding ovarian-specific serine/threonine-protein kinase Lok-like, whose protein sequence is MDKDTQPLSQNTDEDTENVAPTESTSWGLLFWASDRDLDTERLRHGKYLYTVGRHVMCDIVIHQEITKIKIDNLSRVQCGFRRIRDMTADYQTILEDYSANGTFVNGVRIGKGKNKLLANGDVIAMTCPKGKVFTYLDTQHRNPGFPTDINKKFVIVENLGKGSFGEVWLSVHKKTNKKYAIKSVRRQPNGFSELKRNEAIQQLKNESELLCTLEHPGIVKVEDSICKPKSIHLVLELMNGGDLQKRIKDVGQMEESTAKYYFMQLVLAVKYLHQQGVVHRDLKPENILMSSQNENAILKISDFGLSKFVDEETVCQTYCGTPLYLAPEVARDRTYKPYTSAVDVWSLGVILFILLSGYHPFIHSLSTDANIAKGHFLLKEPNWSSVSAEGLALVKKMLEVDPNKRPTLEDILEDPWMKDSQVVSRVKEIVFADTSTVDKLPDSLLSCIQENESIDEPVPKRRRVTP, encoded by the exons ATGGACAAAGACACGCAACCCCTGTCGCAGAACACTGACGAAGATACGGAAAATGTAGCGCCGACTGAATCCACCTCGTGGGGATTATTATTTTGGGCCTCTGATCGTGATCTGGACACTGAAAGGCTAAG gCATGGCAAATATTTGTACACTGTTGGTCGTCACGTCATGTGTGATATTGTCATCCATCAAGAAattacaaaaatcaaaattgataATCTTAGTCGAGTACAGTGTGGTTTCAGGAGAATTAGGGACATGACAGCTGATTATCAGACAATCTTAGAAGATTATTCAGCAAATGGAACATTCGTAAATGGTGTTAGAATcgggaaaggaaagaataagCTTCTTGCCAATGGTGATGTAATTGCCATGACCTGTCCAAAAGGCAAAGTCTTTACCTACTTGGACACGCAGCACAGGAATCCTGGCTTTCCTACCGAcatcaacaagaaatttgtcatTGTTGAGAATCTTGGAAAAgg ATCATTTGGGGAGGTATGGTTGTCTGTTcataaaaagacaaacaaaaaatatgccaTCAAAAGCGTACGACGTCAACCAAATGGATTTAGCGAGTTGAAACGCAACGAGGCTATACAACAACTGAAGAACGAATCGGAATTGCTCTGTACGCTGGAACATCCTGGCATTGTTAAG GTTGAAGACAGCATTTGCAAACCCAAATCGATACACCTCGTATTAGAATTGATGAACGGAGGGGACTTGCAGAAACGTATTAAAGATGTGGGTCAGATGGAAGAATCCACAGCAAAATACTATTTTATGCAGTTGGTATTGGCTGTAAAATATCTTCACCAGCAAGGAGTAGTTCATCGAGATCTCAAGCCGGAAAACATCCTGATGTCTAGTCAAAACGAAAACGCCATTCTCAAA atCTCAGATTTTGGCCTTTCCAAGTTTGTGGATGAAGAGACCGTATGCCAGACCTACTGTGGTACACCGCTGTATCTAGCACCGGAAGTGGCCCGGGATAGGACTTACAAACCATATACGTCAGCGGTCGATGTCTGGAGCCTAGGGGTGATCCTGTTCATTCTGTTATCCGGGTACCacccattcattcattcactcTCGACTGATGCTAATATTGCCAAAG GTCATTTTCTATTGAAAGAACCAAATTGGAGTTCAGTATCGGCTGAAGGATTGGCGTTGGTCAAGAAAATGCTGGAAGTTGACCCCAACAAACGACCTACTTTAGAGGATATCCTGGAAGACCCATGGATGAAAGACAGCCAAGTGGTCAGCAGGGTGAAAGAAATTGTCTTTGCTGATACAAGTACCGTCGATAAGCTCCCCGACTCTTTACTCAGTTGCATCCAAGAAAACGAGTCTATTGATGAACCTGTGCCGAAACGACGGCGGGTAACTccctaa
- the LOC124312825 gene encoding RNA exonuclease 1 homolog, translating into MLPSVGYFKSIVCPYFENESCERPHCQFRHEHLPVRAPKPTVVLRTHDPGPSQGSQEGENSSSIEQIVSEAVKRVLKENGQLLENFDASKIMELVGQQKLVEKVVEHLAPPVSPKKVEGNPRESSHKSKSHKSYNIPVGTPAYTPTPIAVLKKGITTPSKVENYEPTKPSSGRVATYKPSSKVAAKSEETYTPSTLESTSVPSRVDNYVPRNSSTSSTATYKPSKVVSIKTEEGYTPPSTLENTPDVNYTPSSRDSDNIISDRYTPPSNLNCDVDYQPTTRELSSVEPSYSPSCSTFESGIADYSPSSISTLSTEPSYSPAPTSSSVSFEVDYTPSSLASGQQLTPEKYLELFEDAEEASESESKKKHRKTKEEERRKREKEKEREREKERRRRKEKEREREKEKKKSSRSSSDQDSKSKHSSNKKSGSSSSSPKKSKSSESKKSESKSEESKSSKHDVEMESDSDVDEECYRIFKEYKPSATSSSNGQADDHKKRKSEDVPPVSEAIIPVKKQRVAHTHVDAPVRPSSLVRAKPARLTPGMMMIDRFKSFQEAKVASGEQSWPQLSSTSQRIAAPRPSPSSSSGGAEKKRIAHVPNVMGMLTSRPKAAALATVSPGLPAGLGLPTNQQQPTTLQRAALPGNNAFRRPVPNKAAGPPVPAVKAPPPKLPRPMIAIELGCRVPANIRQKYLNILVDETLKIYDREEDAYERAVEEERQSYAKCSSRIVYANVITNVVQRIRREAESNSNPSSTIQNDKKMMSHSAVLAGKGGATVSWSIEKPKSSKIDSSLLKGATLYKLMERHLLTLEQQDFNGFPRPDPNERGRALVNPINKFRTKPSVHLAPDERNCDRCSKVYKVNSKGLAVKQDDTCSYHWGKPFARRGETRYTCCKGEANSDGCSVGKWHVSDTGSLINLKGFVRTMSKTPPPDGNYGVYALDCEMCYTTEGPELTRVTVISSDCKTVYETLVMPDNPILDHNTRFSGITEEDLLNVKTTIRDVQAVLLSKFSDKTILIGHSFDSDLRALRMIHDTVVDTSVVFPHSRGPPYKKALRTLCGDILQKIIQNDVGGHDSAEDAIACMELMMWKIKQDLKQLK; encoded by the exons ATGCTTCCGTCAGTTGGATACTTCAAAAGTATCGTCTGTCCTTATTTCGAAAATGAGTCGTGTGAGAGGCCACATTGTCAATTCCGACACGAACACTTGCCTGTTCGAGCACCTAAACCAACTGTGGTCCTCAGAA CTCATGATCCTGGCCCATCTCAAGGATCTCAAGAAGGAGAAAATTCTTCGTCAATCGAGCAGATAGTGTCTGAAGCTGTCAAACGGGTCCTAAAGGAAAATGGACAGCTTTTGGAGAATTTTGATGCCTCCAAAATTATGGAACTTGTTGGCCAGCAGAAGCTGGTTGAGAAGGTTGTGGAACATCTTGCCCCTCCCGTCAGTCCCAAGAAAGTTGAAGGAAATCCTAGAGAATCTAGCCATAAAAGCAAAAGTCACAAATCCTACAACATACCTGTCGGAACCCCCGCCTATACTCCTACGCCCATTGCTGTTCTCAAGAAAGGCATAACAACCCCTTCGAAAGTGGAAAATTATGAACCCACAAAACCCTCTTCTGGACGGGTAGCCACTTACAAACCCAGCAGTAAGGTTGCTGCCAAATCAGAAGAGACCTATACACCATCCACTTTGGAAAGCACTTCAGTCCCGTCTAGAGTAGATAATTATGTGCCTAGAAACTCATCCACTAGTTCAACTGCCACCTACAAGCCTAGCAAAGTCGTCTCAATTAAAACAGAAGAAGGTTACACTCCTCCCTCCACGTTAGAAAACACTCCCGACGTCAACTACACACCGAGTAGTAGGGATTCAGATAACATCATCAGTGATCGCTACACCCCTCCGTCCAATTTGAACTGCGACGTCGACTACCAGCCAACCACTCGAGAATTGAGCTCTGTTGAACCGTCGTATTCTCCCAGTTGTTCAACATTCGAATCTGGAATCGCCGATTACTCGCCCAGCTCCATCTCGACTCTATCCACCGAGCCGAGTTACAGTCCAGCACCGACCAGTAGCAGCGTTTCGTTCGAAGTTGACTACACGCCCAGCTCTTTGGCCAGCGGCCAGCAGCTGACACCTGAAAAATACCTCGAACTTTTCGAAGATGCGGAAGAGGCTAGCGAGTCCGAGTCGAAGAAGAAACACCGAAAGACCAAAGAGGAGGAAAggcgaaaaagggaaaaggagaaagagcgtgaaagagaaaaggaacgaCGCCGgcggaaagagaaagaaagagaaagggaaaaggaaaagaagaaaagtagtcGTTCAAGTTCAGATCAAGATTCcaaatcaaaacattcaagcaaTAAAAAATCGGGTAGTTCCAGTTCCAGTCCCAAGAAGAGCAAATCTTCTGAATCTAAAAAATCCGAGTCTAAATCTGAAGAATCTAAGTCATCTAAACACGATGTGGAAATGGAGTCGGACTCTGACGTGGACGAAGAGTGCTACCGAATATTCAAG GAATACAAACCGAGTGCAactagcagcagcaacggacAAGCCGACGATCACAAGAAGCGGAAATCGGAAGATGTGCCTCCCGTTTCAGAGGCGATTATTCCCGTGAAGAAGCAGCGGGTAGCTCATACTCATGTCGACGCTCCAGTCCGACCATCCAGCCTTGTTCGTGCCAAACCTGCACGCCTTACTCCGGGCATGATGATGATTGACCGTTTCAAAAGCTTCCAAGAGGCCAAAGTGGCGAGCGGAGAGCAATCTTGGCCACAGCTTTCGTCCACTTCACAACGGATCGCTGCTCCACGTCCATCGCCTTCGTCGTCATCCGGTGGagcagaaaagaagagaatcgCCCATGTTCCTAACGTGATGGGTATGCTTACCTCCAGACCCAAAGCTGCTGCTCTGGCAACTGTTTCGCCAGGTCTTCCGGCTGGTTTGGGATTGCCGACCAACCAGCAACAACCGACGACGCTGCAGAGAGCCGCCTTACCTGGAAACAACGCTTTCCGGCGACCTGTTCCCAACAAAGCAGCTGGGCCACCCGTTCCGGCAGTGAAAGCTCCGCCGCCCAAACTTCCACGTCCCATGATAGCGATTGAACTGGGCTGTCGGGTGCCGGCCAATATTCGACAAAAGTATCTCAACATCCTGGTGGACGAAACGCTCAAAATTTACGACCGGGAAGAAGATGCTTATGAAAGAGCCGTCGAAGAAGAAAGGCAGTCCTATGCCAAGTGTAGCAGTAGGATCGTGTACGCCAACGTCATCACCAACGTAGTCCAGCGCATCCGGCGAGAAGCTGAAAGTAACAGCAATCCGAGTTCCACTATTCAAA ATGACAAGAAGATGATGTCCCACTCGGCTGTATTGGCCGGCAAAGGAGGAGCCACCGTGTCTTGGAGTATTGAAAAGCCAAAATCAAGCAAGATCGATTCCAGTCTCTTGAAAGGAGCAACCCTGTACAAACTGATGGAACGACATCTCCTCACTCTGGAGCAACAGGATTTCAATGGGTTTCCACGACCGGATCCCAATGAAAGAGGCCGAGCCCTTGTCAATCCCATCAACAAATTCCGCACAAAGCCGAGTGTCCACCTAGCACCTGACGAGCGCAATTGCGATCGATGTAGTAAAGTTTACAAAGTCAACAGTAAAGGCCTGGCCGTCAAACA GGACGACACCTGTTCCTACCATTGGGGCAAACCCTTCGCCCGTCGCGGTGAGACTCGTTATACCTGCTGCAAAGGGGAGGCCAATTCCGACGGTTGTTCCGTGGGAAAATGGCACGTAAGTGATACCGGAAGTCTGATCAACCTCAAGGGATTTGTGCGGACGATGTCCAAAACGCCGCCACCCGACGGCAACTACGGCGTCTACGCGCTGGATTGCGAGATGTGCTACACGACGGAAGGGCCCGAACTCACGCGAGTCACCGTTATCTCGTCTGATTGCAAAACGGTTTACGAGACGCTCGTCATGCCGGACAATCCAATTCTCGATCACAACACGCGATTCAGTGGCATCACCGAGGAGGACTTGCTTAACGTCAAGACGACCATCCGAGACGTCCAGGCCGTTCTGCTCAGCAAGTTTTCCGACAAGACCATCCTGATCGGACACAGTTTCGACAGTGATTTACGAGCCTTGCGG ATGATACACGACACAGTCGTCGACACCAGCGTCGTGTTTCCGCATTCCAGAGGCCCACCTTACAAAAAAGCTTTACGGACATTGTGCGGCGACATTTTGCAAAAGATCATCCAGAACGATG ttgGAGGTCACGACAGTGCAGAAGACGCTATTGCGTGCATGGAACTAATGATGtggaaaatcaaacaagattTAAAGCAACTCAAGTAA